A single region of the Mercenaria mercenaria strain notata chromosome 6, MADL_Memer_1, whole genome shotgun sequence genome encodes:
- the LOC123549527 gene encoding perlucin-like isoform X1: MIIVRILGVVSTIFAYFSLSKGEQQQCSRYHYEEQTLSKVLRLEHKLELLQDIVKNTKGIECNEHGPRCPDGWISFQGSCYLFQHTPKDFVRAELLCVEYKAQLVRIDNEIENTFLKDHLKELKDAHYYIGLTDVETQRTFKWYGTDDVASFTDWDAGQPDDSAGIQDCAIFNYKMGFKWDDASCSSKRKFICEKKAD; this comes from the exons ATGATTATTGTCAGAATTTTAGGAGTCGTTTCTACTATATTTGCGTATTTTTCGCTTAGTAAAGGAGAGCAGCAGCAATGTTCCCGTTACCACTATGAGGAACAAACACTGTCTAAAGTCTTGAGGCTTGAACACAAACTGGAACTTTTACAGGATATAGTCAAAAACACGAAAg GAATTGAGTGCAATGAACATGGGCCACGTTGTCCAGACGGATGGATATCTTTTCAGGGATCTTGTTACCTATTTCAACACACTCCAAAGGACTTTGTCAGGGCAGAG cttcTTTGTGTGGAATACAAAGCTCAGCTGGTCCGTATTGATAACGAAATAGAGAACACTTTTCTGAAGGATCACCTGAAAGAGTTAAAAG ATGCTCATTACTATATTGGTTTGACTGATGTTGAGACACAGAGAACATTTAAATGGTATGGTACTGACGACGTGGCTTCGTTCACAGATTGGGATGCTGGCCAACCCGATGACAGTGCAGGAATTCAAGATTGTGCtattttcaattataaaatgGGCTTTAAATGGGATGACGCAAGCTGTTCGAGTAAACGTAAATTTATATGTGAAAAGAAAGCTGACTAA